CCTTGAAGATATTCTGGCAGCTGATGGCTGGGCCAAGGGGCAGGTTGCAAAAATCATTGAAGAGAGGATTGGCCATTGTTAGGTACAACCATCATATCCCTGGTCATTTTATTGGGCGTCCTGATTTTCGTTCACGAGATCGGGCATTTTCTTGCAGCCAAATGGGCCGGAGTAAAAGTCCTCAAGTTTTCCCTGGGTTTCGGGCCGAAAATCTTCGGCAAAAAATGGGGTGAAACGGAGTACCTTATCTCCGTCTTTCCGTTGGGGGGCTACGTGAAACTTTTAGGCCAATCGGAAGATGAAGAGATGTCCGAAGAGGACGAAAAGGGATCCTTTTCCGCGAAATCCGTCTGGAAACGCATAGTGATCGTCTTTGCGGGTCCTCTGGCCAATTTTCTTATGGCCGTTGTGATTTTTGCCGGTATTTACATGTACGGAGTGCCCGCCATGACCGCTCAAATCGGAGGGGTACAGCCTGACTCTCCGGCCTTTTTCGGAGGAATCAGCAAAGGAGACATCATCGCAAAAATCGATGACCGAAGCATAAGGAGATGGGATGAACTGGCTGAAAGTGTAGCCGAGAGCAAGGGAAGACCTCTCAGAATCGAATTTAATCGCGGTTCTCTCAATTATGTGGTTTCGGTTAGCCCCACACTTCAGAAGGCCAAAAATATTTTCGGCGAAGAGGTGAATGCCTACAAGATCGGCGTTATGCCGACAGGATACACGATTACGGAACGGTTGAATCCCTTTTCGGCGATTTTGCAAGGTACAAAACAAACTTGGGCCATCACCCATATGACGCTGTTGAGCATTTACAAGATGATGGAAGGCGTCATTTCTCCAAAGAATCTGGGGGGGCCCATTTTAATTGCCCAGATAGCGGGGAAAGAAGCACGGGAAGGCGTTATTCCGTTTCTCTTGTTTATGGCTCTGCTGAGCGTCAATCTGGGCGTTCTTAACCTGCTGCCCATCCCGGTGCTGGACGGAGGGCATATCCTGTTTTTCCTTATTGAAGTCGTCAAGGGAAGCCCGGTCAAACCCAAATGGCGTGAATTTGCCCAAACGGTTGGTTTTGCCGTTATCATCATCTTGATGATCTTCGTTTTTTATTTCGATCTCACCAGAGTCTAGAAAGATACTGATGAAAACACTTGCCATCGACACGTCAGGAAAGTCTGCAGGAATTGCCGTCTTGTTGGATAACGGGATTATGTATGAAACTTACCTGAATACGGGGCAGAACCATTCTTTGGTGCTGTTGCCCGAAATTGATAAAGCCCTGAACACACTGAAACTCACCCTGAATGACTTCGATCTCTTCGTTGCGACGGCGGGACCGGGATCTTTTACGGGACTTCGGATTGGATTAAGTACCCTGAAGGGATTTGCTCTCAGTCTTAAAAAACCGTTGATCGGTGTTTCCACGCTGGAGGCCCTGGCCCACAATATCTGTGTGGAAAACCTGCTGATCTGCCCGGTTATGAACGGTCCCATGGACGAGATTTATACGGCCCTGTACCGGCACCATGACACGGAAGGCTGCGCACCGATTCTTGAGGATCATGTTACAAGCATTCCCGCCTTGATCGGGCATATCCGTGAACCTGTCGTGTTTATAGGTGATGGGGCATCTCGTTGGAGAGAGACCCTGAAAGAACATCTGCGGGAATGGGCCCTTTTCGCACCGGAATATATTAGCTTTTGTCGACCGTCCGTCATCGGGTGCATCGGCATAAGAAAGTATGAAAGACAAGAAATCGACGACATGGTCAGCTTAATCCCCTTTTATCTTCGGGTCTCCGAAGCGGAAATGAAAAACCCCTCCCATTAGGATCTCTTGCTTATTCATATTTGACAAGTCGGAGCAATTCGGATAAGAGCAATGCTGTTTTTTGCTACGCCGTATTGTATAAATCGGGAAGCGGGATCGGGGATGAAGAACGCATTTCAAGAAGCTCACAGTGGTATCATTGCTCGAGAGGGCGTCCCTTTCATCCTCGTATTTCTCTTCTTCAGCCTCAGCGCCTTTTTCTTTGGGGCTTTGGTTGCCGGTACATTTTTGCTTTTCCTTACACTGTTCACCGTCTGGTTTTTTCGTAATCCCCAAAGGATAACCCCTGAATATGAAAAATTGGTTATTTCTCCGGCGGACGGCAAAGTCATAAAAATTGAAGAACTAGGAGGCAGGGATTTTCTTAACGGTCCCTGCAAGAAAGTCAGTATCTTTATGAGTATATTCAATGTTCACGTCAACCGCATTCCTTATGAGGGTCATGTCGAACTAATACGCTATCAAAAAGGTAAATTCGTTTCGGCGAATCGTGATAAAGCTTCTACGGACAACGAAAGGAATATCATCAAAATCAGAGGAAATGACGGGAATGAGTTGCTGGTGGTCCAGATTGCCGGTCTTATTGCAAGGAGAATTGTCTGTTGGATAACAGAAGGAATGTATGTTAGAAAAGGCGAAAGATTCGGTATGATTCGATTTGGTTCCTGTGTTGAATTATACCTGCCTCCGGACTGTCTGATTTCGGTCAACGTGGGCGAAAAAGTGGTGGGTGGCGTGACACCCATAGGATGCCTTAAATGAATGACGGCACAACCAGTAAAAGACAAAAAATACGAAAAGGCGTTTACATATTACCGAATCTGTTCACGACAGCCAACCTGTTGTGCGGGTTTTATTCGATTATCTTAGCCATGGAGGGGGACTTCTTCCTGGCGGCGATACCGGTCCTTATCGCCTTTGTGCTCGATGGGCTGGATGGCCGCATTGCTCGAATGACGAACACGACCACTAAATTTGGTGCGGAGTATGACTCCTTGTCTGATCTGGTTACATTCGGTGTCGCCCCCGCAGTTCTGGTTTATGTGTGGGGTTTAACCCCATTCGGCAAATGGGGTTGGCTCGCCGCTTCCCTTTTTGTCATTTGTGGTGCCTTGAGGCTTGCCCGTTTCAATATCCAGATTGGTATCGTTGACAGCAAGACGTTTAACGGATTGCCCATACCCGCGGCCGCGGCCGTTGTGGCCACAACGATTCTTCTTTATTACAAGCTCGGAGGTACAGGCGCATACCACAATGTCTTCATTCTTTTCGGTGTATTTGCCATTGCCATTCTGATGGTAAGCAACATCCAGTATTATAGTTTCAAAGATCTGAATTTTTTTGCAAAAAAGCCTTTCATGTCCTTTCTTTTGATAGTGTGTATCCTGTACATTTTCATTGCCGAAACGGAAATCATGATTTTTACGTTTGCCCTGGGTTACGCCCTCTCTGGTCCTTCTTGGTTTTTGTTCAAATTGGTAAACAAATATTTTTCCCAGGCAAGGCTCAAGCACTCGTACAATCTCAAACAGAATAAATAATTGAAACAAGAACGTCAGGTTATTATGGGCCGGTTAAAACAGGTTATGAAAATGCGTTAAAGTCAGTATGGAGGATGTTTCTGTATGAAAATATATGATGTCGCAGTTGTTGGCGCCACAGGTGCTGTGGGGAATCAAATGATAAAAATTCTGGAACAGCGTGATTTTCCAGTGGCAAATTTGAAGTTGTTGGCATCTGAACGATCCAGCGGAAAGGAAATGGAATTCAGAGGCAAATCCATTCCTGTGGAAGTTTTGAAGGAAGATTCCTTTGCAGGGGTGCAGCTGGGTCTTTTTTCGGCAGGAGGCAGTATCAGCGAAAAATTTGCCTCCATCGCGGTCAGGGCCGGGTGCGTGGTGGTCGATAACACGAGCGCGTTTCGCATGGTTCCAGATGTTCCCCTCGTGGTTCCGGAGGTGAATCAGGAAGCGATTGCTCAATATAAGAAGAAGGGTATTATCGCCAATCCCAACTGTTCGACCATACAGATGGTCGTCGCTTTGAAGCCGATCCATGATGCCGCTAAAATAAAAAGAGTCGTTGTTTCCACATATCAGGCCGTATCCGGTACGGGGGTGAAGGCCATTGAGGAATTGTCTTCCCAGACGAAGGCCCTGATCGCCGGGGAAGAGCCTGTTGTCGAGGTTTACCCTTACCGCATCGCTTTCAATTGTCTGCCCCAGATCGACGCTTTTGTTGAAAACGGCTATACAAAAGAAGAAATAAAAATGGTCAACGAGACAAAGAAGATTTTTAACGATGATTCGATAGGGATCACGGCGACCACCGTCCGTGTCCCCGTTTTCTTTGGTCATTCCGAATCGATCAACATCGAAACGGAGAGAAAAATCACTCCTCAGGAAGTCAGGGAACTTTTAGCCAGCACGCCGGGGGTGAGGGTCGTTGATGATCCGGCTAAGCGGGAATACCCGCTTGCGATCGATGCGGCCGGCTGTGATGATGTATTGGTCGGGCGTATCCGTGAGGACGAATCCATTCCAAATGGTATCAATTTGTGGGTCGTTGCCGATAACTTGCGCAAAGGAGCCGCTTTGAATGCCGTCCAGATTGCGGAAGTGCTGATAAAAGAATATTTATGAGAATTATAGGGGGAAGCCAAAGGGGATTTCTCTTCAAAACGCCGAAAGGGGTGCATGTGAGACCTACAACGGATATGATCAGGGAAGCCCTCTTCAATATCCTCCAGCCTGTATCCGGAAAAACATTTCTGGATACTTTTGCCGGAACCGGTGGGGTGGGTATGGAAGCCCTAAGCCGAGGAGCGGCGCAAGTTGTCTTTCTGGAAAAAAAAATGACTTTGGTCAGATCAATATGGGATTTGGCAAAAGAACTGAGCTATGAGCATAAAGTGAACGTTATTTCCTCAGATGTGAAAAAAGGTATTCCGCAAGTTGCTGAGTTGGATATCGAATTCGATAATGTATTTCTTGATCCGCCCTATCAGAGGGGCTTGATTGAAGACACGATAACACGAATCGGTGAGGCCGGGCTGATTGGTGAGAATTCTGTTATGGTCGTCCAGCACTCGAAAAGAGAACCGGTTCGTGTAACGCATGAGAAATTTATCATAGAACAGCAGCGTAAATACGGTGATTCCATGCTGACGTTCATAAAAATAAAATCATAGGCGGTTAAATTCAATGAAAAAAATTGCTGTTTATCCGGGTTCATTCGACCCCATCACCAACGGTCACGTCGACCTCATTAGAAGAGGTTTGCGTATGTTTGATCAACTCATTGTTCTCATTGCCCACAATCCTAATAAGGTGTCGCGATTTACGATCGAAGAGAGAATCACAATGATCAAAGATGTCATCAAGGATATGGAAAGGGTCCGTGTGGATGTTTCTGCCGGTCTTTTGGTGAATTATCTCCGTGACAACGGGGCAAGCGTTATTCTCAGGGGTCTGCGGGCATTATCCGACTTCGAATATGAATTTCAGATGGCCCTCATCAACCGCCGTATGAATCGGGATATTGAAACGGTCTTCCTCATGACGGGCTACAAGTGGTTTTATACCAGTTCAAAAATTATCAATGAAGCCGCAAGTTTGGGAGGAAATATTAAGGGACTGGTTCCGGATCTCGTCTATCAGAATCTGTTAAAAAAATATGCTTCCGTAGAGGAATAAAAAATATGATCCTGTCAGCGAGAATTTCCCTGATTAAATCCTCTCCGACACTCGCAATTACCGCCAAGGCCAGCGCTCTGAAAGCCGAGGGGAGAAATATCATCACTTTCGGTGCCGGCGAGCCGGACTTCGATACACCGGACAACATTAAAGCCGCTGCAATCAAGGCGATCAATGACGGTTTTACAAAGTACACACCCGTCGGAGGCATAGACGAGCTGAAGGACGCGATTATTGAGAAATTTGAGAAGGACAATGGTCTCAAATATCACAGGCCGGAAATAGTCGTTTCATGCGGGGCAAAACATACTCTTTATAATCTGGCGCAGGTGCTTTTTGAGGAAGGGGATGAGGTGCTCATCCTTTCGCCATACTGGGTTTCCTATCCGGACATTGTTGTCCTTGCCGGAGGAAGGCCCGTCATCTTGAAGACAGACGTCAAAAACGGATTCAAACTGCAGCCCGAACAATTAAAGAAGGCCATAAACAGTAAAACAAAGGCCATTATATTCAACAGCCCCTCAAATCCGTCCGGCATCGCCTATACGGCGGATGATTTCAGAAAATTGGCCGGTATTATTCGAGAAACGGGAATATTTATCATTTCGGACGATATTTATGAGAAGATCATATACAACCATTTTCAATTTACCAATATTGCAGGTGTTATGCCTGAGTTGAAAGAAAAAACAATTCTCGTCAATGGTGTGTCAAAAACCTACGCCATGACGGGATGGCGGATCGGTTACATGGCGGGGCCGGAAGAAATCTCTGCAGCGGTTGCGAAACTTCAGAGTCAGAATACCTCTAACCCGACGTCGGTTGCTCAGAAAGCTTCCGTCGAAGCCCTTCGTGGACCGCAGGATAGCGTGGCCCAGATGGTCGCGGCTTTCGCTGAAAGAAAAAACTATATCGTTGGCGCGTTGAACAGCATTCCCTATGTTTCCTGTATGAATCCCGTAGGGGCATTTTATGTTTTCCCTGATGTTTCGTACTATTACGGAACAACCCACAACGGAAAGGAAATCAGGGGGTCAACCGATATTTCAAACTATCTGCTCGAGGAGGCCAATGTAGCGGTGGTGCCGGGTGGCGAATTTGGTCATGACGGGCACATTCGCCTGTCCTACGCGACATCGATGGCTGATATCCGAGAGGGGATCGAGAGAATATCAGGCGCCCTTTTGAAATTAAAAAAGTAATAATCAGGAAGGATCTTTGGCATGGGCGGACTATTTGGCGTGATTTCTAATGAGAATTGTTCGAAGGCCCTTTTTTATGGGACGGATTACCATTCGCATCTTGGTACGGAAAGCGCCGGGATGGCGGTTTACGGACCGGAAGGATTTTATAAAACGATACACAGCATCAGCCAGGCACAGTTTAAATCGAGATTTGTCGATGACTATAAGGTCATGAATGGTCATATGGGGCTGGGTGTTATCGACGACGATTCCCCACAGCCCCTTGTGTTCAGGTCAAAGTTTGGAACTTTTGCCATTGCCGCCACCGGTTTGATTGAGAACAAGGAAATCATGACGGATGAGTTGCTGAAGGAGGGCATTTCATTCAGCGAAAGAACGGGTGGCAAGGCAAATTCCGTCGAATTGGCGGCCAAAGTCATTAACAAGGGTGAAAGTATTGTCGACGGTATCCGAAAACTGCAGGACCAGATCCAGGGTTCCCTTTGTATCCTGATCATGACGGAAGAAGGCATCTATGCGGCCCGGGATAAATTCGGCCGATTTCCGCTGTCCATTGGCCGGGGGACCGCGAATAAGAAAAATCTGGCGGTTGCCACCGAGGCCAGTTCACTTCCTAACCTTGGATTTGAAATCGAATCCTTTATCGATGCCGGGGAAATTGTCTTTCTTTCCCCTTCGGGACAAGTTGAAACCCTGTCTCCTCCTTTACCGGTCAAGAAAACATGCGCCTTCCTCTGGATCTATACGGGATATCCGTCATCGATTTACGACGGGGTCAGCGTTGAAAGCGCCCGGGAAAGATGCGGAGTTGCCATTGCAAAGAAAGACCATGTCCAGGCTGATTTTGTGGCCGGTGTGCCTGACTCGGGTGTCGGGCATGCTCTCGGGTATGCAATGGAATCGGGACTGCCCTTCCGACGTCCCCTGGTCAAATACACACCCGGTTACGGAAGAAGTTATACGCCGCCCTCACAGGATATCCGGAATCTCGTGGCGACGATGAAACTCAGTGCGATACGGGATGTTATTGCCGGAAACCGCATGGTTCTTTGTGACGACTCGATTGTCCGGGGAACGCAGTTGAAAAGCGTCACGGTAAAAAAACTTTGGGATAACGGAGCGAAAGAAATTCACATCCGTCCGGCCTGTCCCCCCCTCCTGTTCCCTTGCAAGTACGGATCATCGACGCGCGCCATCGACGAACTGGCGGCCAGACGAGCCATCAGGAATATCGAAGGAAAGGATATCGATGATATCTCCCCCTACCTGGATCCGAATTCTCTGGAATATCAGGAAATGGTTGAATGGATCCGCAAAGATATCAATGTTACTTCACTTATGTACCTGAATATACAGGAGATGATCGAAGCCATCGGTATACCGGGCGATCAATTGTGCCTCTACTGCTGGCGTGGGGACGAAAGAAAAACATAGCTTTCGCTTCGAAGTTCGCCTATGGTTAATAGACTTTTGCCTGGGTATAATTCTACAGCCAAATAAAATTTAATTAAAATTACCGGAGGGAAAATCATGAAAACCTTGGTGCGCATCCATTTGTTTCTTTTTGTGATGTTCCTGGCGCTCGGCCCCGTCGCTTGCACAAGGTCTGAAACCAAAATTCAACCCCTGAAAATGCCATCCGCCTACCCTAATGCCGTTCAGGTCGGGGATGCCTTGGTGGGGGCCGAAGCCTACAACGATAGCAGGAAAGCGGGGGAAGCCTTTGGATTTGACATCCGAGGGGCCGGTATTCTCCCGGTGCGGGTGGTCTTCGACAACAAGGGAAGTGCCCCCTTAGAAATCATTTCTTCCCAGACGTTTCTCCTGGATGCCGAAAATAATGCCTGGCCAGTACTGGAGCAGCGTATCGCCTTCGAGAGATTGAGCAAAAAAACGGAGATGGGAGAAGTCCTTCCTCAGGGAGCGAAATATGGTGCCTTGGGTGGCCTTACAGGAGGTATCGTCGGGGCGGCCGTCGGGATAGTTTCCGGTTCAAATGTGGGAGATGCCGCCATGAAGGGTGCGGCGGCAGGGGCGGCGGCCGGTGCGGTCCTTGGCGGTGCGAAGGGCTTAACAGATGGGGAAGTCCGGGAGCGAATACACGCTGATCTGTCAAAAGGTTCTCTGGAAAACAGGCCGGTCAGACCCATGGAAATTGCCTATGGCTTCATATTTTTTCCGGGAGAATCCAAGGAAGCCAAGGAGTTGCGAATACAGGTTCGAAATGCCCTATCCGGTGAGATCTATCACCTGAATATGAAGCTGGAACCCTGAATTCATTTTGGCTCAGCATTGGAGTGTGCCGATCAGATCGTGAACACTCCGGATTTGCTGTCTGTCCATGAAGGCGATGATCCCCTTTAAAATATGAATACTCGCCTGTGGATTGATGAAATTCGCTGTCCCTATCTGTACGGCCGTTGCTCCCGCTATGAGAAATTCCAGGGCGTCATTTGCATCCATGATACCGCCGATTCCGATCACCGGAATGGAGACACGGTTGGCAACCTGCCAGACCA
This DNA window, taken from Deltaproteobacteria bacterium, encodes the following:
- the rseP gene encoding RIP metalloprotease RseP — encoded protein: MLGTTIISLVILLGVLIFVHEIGHFLAAKWAGVKVLKFSLGFGPKIFGKKWGETEYLISVFPLGGYVKLLGQSEDEEMSEEDEKGSFSAKSVWKRIVIVFAGPLANFLMAVVIFAGIYMYGVPAMTAQIGGVQPDSPAFFGGISKGDIIAKIDDRSIRRWDELAESVAESKGRPLRIEFNRGSLNYVVSVSPTLQKAKNIFGEEVNAYKIGVMPTGYTITERLNPFSAILQGTKQTWAITHMTLLSIYKMMEGVISPKNLGGPILIAQIAGKEAREGVIPFLLFMALLSVNLGVLNLLPIPVLDGGHILFFLIEVVKGSPVKPKWREFAQTVGFAVIIILMIFVFYFDLTRV
- the tsaB gene encoding tRNA (adenosine(37)-N6)-threonylcarbamoyltransferase complex dimerization subunit type 1 TsaB, with amino-acid sequence MKTLAIDTSGKSAGIAVLLDNGIMYETYLNTGQNHSLVLLPEIDKALNTLKLTLNDFDLFVATAGPGSFTGLRIGLSTLKGFALSLKKPLIGVSTLEALAHNICVENLLICPVMNGPMDEIYTALYRHHDTEGCAPILEDHVTSIPALIGHIREPVVFIGDGASRWRETLKEHLREWALFAPEYISFCRPSVIGCIGIRKYERQEIDDMVSLIPFYLRVSEAEMKNPSH
- a CDS encoding phosphatidylserine decarboxylase family protein; the protein is MKNAFQEAHSGIIAREGVPFILVFLFFSLSAFFFGALVAGTFLLFLTLFTVWFFRNPQRITPEYEKLVISPADGKVIKIEELGGRDFLNGPCKKVSIFMSIFNVHVNRIPYEGHVELIRYQKGKFVSANRDKASTDNERNIIKIRGNDGNELLVVQIAGLIARRIVCWITEGMYVRKGERFGMIRFGSCVELYLPPDCLISVNVGEKVVGGVTPIGCLK
- the pssA gene encoding CDP-diacylglycerol--serine O-phosphatidyltransferase produces the protein MNDGTTSKRQKIRKGVYILPNLFTTANLLCGFYSIILAMEGDFFLAAIPVLIAFVLDGLDGRIARMTNTTTKFGAEYDSLSDLVTFGVAPAVLVYVWGLTPFGKWGWLAASLFVICGALRLARFNIQIGIVDSKTFNGLPIPAAAAVVATTILLYYKLGGTGAYHNVFILFGVFAIAILMVSNIQYYSFKDLNFFAKKPFMSFLLIVCILYIFIAETEIMIFTFALGYALSGPSWFLFKLVNKYFSQARLKHSYNLKQNK
- a CDS encoding aspartate-semialdehyde dehydrogenase: MKIYDVAVVGATGAVGNQMIKILEQRDFPVANLKLLASERSSGKEMEFRGKSIPVEVLKEDSFAGVQLGLFSAGGSISEKFASIAVRAGCVVVDNTSAFRMVPDVPLVVPEVNQEAIAQYKKKGIIANPNCSTIQMVVALKPIHDAAKIKRVVVSTYQAVSGTGVKAIEELSSQTKALIAGEEPVVEVYPYRIAFNCLPQIDAFVENGYTKEEIKMVNETKKIFNDDSIGITATTVRVPVFFGHSESINIETERKITPQEVRELLASTPGVRVVDDPAKREYPLAIDAAGCDDVLVGRIREDESIPNGINLWVVADNLRKGAALNAVQIAEVLIKEYL
- the rsmD gene encoding 16S rRNA (guanine(966)-N(2))-methyltransferase RsmD, whose product is MRIIGGSQRGFLFKTPKGVHVRPTTDMIREALFNILQPVSGKTFLDTFAGTGGVGMEALSRGAAQVVFLEKKMTLVRSIWDLAKELSYEHKVNVISSDVKKGIPQVAELDIEFDNVFLDPPYQRGLIEDTITRIGEAGLIGENSVMVVQHSKREPVRVTHEKFIIEQQRKYGDSMLTFIKIKS
- the coaD gene encoding pantetheine-phosphate adenylyltransferase; the encoded protein is MKKIAVYPGSFDPITNGHVDLIRRGLRMFDQLIVLIAHNPNKVSRFTIEERITMIKDVIKDMERVRVDVSAGLLVNYLRDNGASVILRGLRALSDFEYEFQMALINRRMNRDIETVFLMTGYKWFYTSSKIINEAASLGGNIKGLVPDLVYQNLLKKYASVEE
- a CDS encoding pyridoxal phosphate-dependent aminotransferase codes for the protein MILSARISLIKSSPTLAITAKASALKAEGRNIITFGAGEPDFDTPDNIKAAAIKAINDGFTKYTPVGGIDELKDAIIEKFEKDNGLKYHRPEIVVSCGAKHTLYNLAQVLFEEGDEVLILSPYWVSYPDIVVLAGGRPVILKTDVKNGFKLQPEQLKKAINSKTKAIIFNSPSNPSGIAYTADDFRKLAGIIRETGIFIISDDIYEKIIYNHFQFTNIAGVMPELKEKTILVNGVSKTYAMTGWRIGYMAGPEEISAAVAKLQSQNTSNPTSVAQKASVEALRGPQDSVAQMVAAFAERKNYIVGALNSIPYVSCMNPVGAFYVFPDVSYYYGTTHNGKEIRGSTDISNYLLEEANVAVVPGGEFGHDGHIRLSYATSMADIREGIERISGALLKLKK
- a CDS encoding amidophosphoribosyltransferase; the encoded protein is MGGLFGVISNENCSKALFYGTDYHSHLGTESAGMAVYGPEGFYKTIHSISQAQFKSRFVDDYKVMNGHMGLGVIDDDSPQPLVFRSKFGTFAIAATGLIENKEIMTDELLKEGISFSERTGGKANSVELAAKVINKGESIVDGIRKLQDQIQGSLCILIMTEEGIYAARDKFGRFPLSIGRGTANKKNLAVATEASSLPNLGFEIESFIDAGEIVFLSPSGQVETLSPPLPVKKTCAFLWIYTGYPSSIYDGVSVESARERCGVAIAKKDHVQADFVAGVPDSGVGHALGYAMESGLPFRRPLVKYTPGYGRSYTPPSQDIRNLVATMKLSAIRDVIAGNRMVLCDDSIVRGTQLKSVTVKKLWDNGAKEIHIRPACPPLLFPCKYGSSTRAIDELAARRAIRNIEGKDIDDISPYLDPNSLEYQEMVEWIRKDINVTSLMYLNIQEMIEAIGIPGDQLCLYCWRGDERKT
- a CDS encoding glycine zipper family protein, producing the protein MKTLVRIHLFLFVMFLALGPVACTRSETKIQPLKMPSAYPNAVQVGDALVGAEAYNDSRKAGEAFGFDIRGAGILPVRVVFDNKGSAPLEIISSQTFLLDAENNAWPVLEQRIAFERLSKKTEMGEVLPQGAKYGALGGLTGGIVGAAVGIVSGSNVGDAAMKGAAAGAAAGAVLGGAKGLTDGEVRERIHADLSKGSLENRPVRPMEIAYGFIFFPGESKEAKELRIQVRNALSGEIYHLNMKLEP